Proteins from a single region of Runella sp. SP2:
- the lpxK gene encoding tetraacyldisaccharide 4'-kinase, with translation MLRILPSGLRWLTWPFSLLYQFITTVRNAIFNTGFCSIYQSTIYTISIGNLTIGGTGKTPHIEYLLRLLANRYTLATLSRGYGRKSKGFLQAKMSSSAAEIGDEPLQLFKKFGANVPVFVAEKRAEGLKKIEQLSPCPQLVLLDDAYQHRAVKPHLSLLLTDYGRLFYQDYVLPLGLLRESRQGAKRAQGVVVTKCPPTLTPHERGQIEKKIQQYTLVHTPIFFSYFEYGAPVPYFDDQPPLSTDATLWLVSGIAQPKLFEEAARNRFKVTGHSAVGDHHDFTKEEVKKWVKVSDNHPILTTEKDWVKLKPLLEELDLSHSCFYYWPIQVAFFDEQFDNFLLSEVAKQRPVW, from the coding sequence ATGTTAAGAATCTTACCAAGCGGTTTGCGGTGGCTAACGTGGCCTTTTAGTTTGTTGTATCAATTTATCACCACTGTTCGTAATGCGATATTCAACACAGGATTTTGTTCTATATACCAATCAACAATCTATACCATCAGTATTGGAAATCTTACCATAGGTGGAACTGGCAAAACGCCCCACATTGAATATCTGCTCCGATTACTCGCTAACAGATATACGCTCGCCACACTGAGCCGTGGTTATGGTCGTAAAAGTAAAGGATTTTTACAGGCTAAAATGTCCTCATCCGCTGCCGAAATTGGCGATGAACCACTTCAACTCTTTAAAAAATTTGGTGCCAACGTGCCCGTATTTGTTGCTGAAAAAAGAGCAGAAGGACTCAAAAAAATAGAACAATTATCGCCTTGTCCTCAACTTGTGTTGCTCGACGACGCCTACCAGCACCGTGCCGTTAAGCCTCATCTTTCGCTTTTATTGACCGACTATGGTCGCCTCTTTTACCAAGACTATGTACTTCCCCTTGGATTATTACGAGAAAGTAGGCAAGGAGCTAAACGCGCCCAAGGCGTGGTTGTGACAAAATGCCCTCCTACACTTACGCCACACGAGCGTGGACAAATTGAGAAAAAAATTCAACAATACACCCTAGTTCACACGCCCATATTCTTCTCATATTTCGAGTATGGGGCTCCCGTACCTTATTTTGACGACCAACCTCCTCTCTCCACAGACGCAACCTTATGGCTCGTTTCGGGCATAGCTCAGCCTAAACTGTTTGAAGAAGCAGCACGAAATAGATTTAAAGTTACGGGACATAGTGCGGTGGGCGACCACCATGATTTTACGAAAGAAGAAGTGAAAAAATGGGTAAAGGTTAGTGATAATCATCCCATTTTGACGACTGAAAAAGATTGGGTAAAACTGAAACCACTTTTAGAAGAATTGGACTTGTCACACAGTTGCTTTTATTATTGGCCCATTCAAGTGGCGTTTTTTGATGAACAATTTGACAATTTTTTACTCAGCGAAGTAGCGAAACAACGCCCCGTTTGGTAA
- a CDS encoding o-succinylbenzoate synthase, whose translation MPLQVHYQPHKLQFKFEAGTSRGVLTEKTSWFVKIYDDAAPSIVGVGECGPLPGLSSDDRSDFEDKLQEICQNFNKLDLEIYSWNIPIILEQLVGSQWPSIRFGFESAMLDYLNGGKRILFANPFVEGQRSIPINGLVWMGSQEAMLKQVEEKIAAGFDTIKLKIGAIDFDQECAILTHIRTHFSSNEITLRVDANGAFDASNVRDRLNKLAEFDLHSIEQPIRPRQQELMAELCETTPVPIALDEELIGNFDYAAKRRLLKSIKPQYIILKPTLLGGFEATREWIETAQRLEIGWWITSALESNVGLNAIAQFTAEFDNTLPQGLGTGQLYHNNIDSPLQIEKGQLLYNTALHWDFGGLNSSYLSSAT comes from the coding sequence ATGCCATTACAAGTTCACTATCAGCCACATAAGCTACAGTTTAAATTTGAAGCGGGAACTTCGCGAGGCGTTTTGACCGAGAAAACTTCGTGGTTTGTGAAGATATACGATGATGCAGCACCGTCAATTGTAGGGGTAGGAGAGTGTGGCCCGTTGCCTGGTTTAAGCAGTGATGACCGTTCTGATTTTGAGGATAAATTACAGGAAATATGCCAAAACTTCAATAAGCTCGACCTTGAAATATATTCTTGGAATATACCCATTATTCTTGAGCAACTCGTAGGCAGTCAGTGGCCATCTATCCGTTTTGGGTTTGAATCTGCTATGCTTGATTACCTCAATGGTGGCAAGCGCATTCTCTTCGCCAATCCTTTTGTGGAAGGGCAGCGGTCTATCCCAATCAATGGGCTGGTTTGGATGGGCTCACAGGAGGCGATGCTCAAGCAAGTTGAAGAAAAAATTGCAGCAGGGTTTGATACCATCAAGCTTAAAATTGGAGCCATTGATTTCGACCAGGAGTGCGCTATTCTAACCCATATCAGAACTCATTTTTCTTCCAATGAAATTACGTTACGAGTCGATGCCAACGGGGCTTTTGATGCCTCCAACGTACGAGATAGGCTTAACAAATTGGCAGAATTTGACTTGCACTCCATTGAGCAGCCCATTCGCCCTCGTCAGCAAGAGTTGATGGCGGAATTGTGTGAAACAACACCCGTTCCTATTGCTTTGGACGAAGAACTAATCGGAAATTTTGACTATGCCGCCAAACGCCGATTGCTCAAAAGTATCAAGCCGCAGTACATTATTCTCAAACCTACTTTACTAGGCGGCTTTGAAGCGACGCGTGAGTGGATTGAAACAGCGCAACGTTTGGAAATTGGTTGGTGGATAACTTCGGCGCTGGAGTCTAATGTAGGTCTGAATGCGATTGCTCAATTTACGGCCGAATTTGACAATACACTGCCTCAAGGATTGGGTACTGGTCAACTTTACCACAACAACATCGACAGCCCGCTTCAAATTGAAAAAGGGCAGCTCCTTTATAATACCGCTCTTCACTGGGATTTTGGGGGATTAAATTCTTCCTACCTTTCTTCGGCTACGTAG
- a CDS encoding sulfite oxidase-like oxidoreductase: MEENNKLDRIIEARMKLKARFEEKMQNTPSMADERPQGHGETNRHGMPQVPVGQTVTAKWPVLDLGYQPNVTLDRWRLYIDGEVEHPMILTWEDFMSLPQTEDTSDFHCVTTWSKLDMSWTGVRLLDIAALVQPKETATHLMCYGYDTYTTNVSLEEALKPDVLLAHSVYGEPLPKEHGGPARMITPQLYAWKGAKWIKRLEFLPKNKLGFWEGRGYSNTAYPWRNDRYS, translated from the coding sequence ATGGAAGAAAATAATAAACTGGATAGAATCATCGAAGCGCGGATGAAACTCAAAGCGCGTTTTGAAGAAAAAATGCAGAATACGCCCTCAATGGCGGATGAACGTCCTCAAGGACACGGCGAAACAAACCGCCACGGGATGCCTCAAGTGCCTGTTGGACAAACAGTAACGGCAAAATGGCCAGTGTTAGACTTGGGTTATCAGCCCAACGTGACCCTCGACCGCTGGCGTTTGTACATCGACGGAGAAGTTGAGCATCCGATGATTTTGACTTGGGAAGATTTTATGTCGTTGCCTCAAACGGAAGATACCTCTGATTTTCACTGCGTAACCACTTGGTCAAAGTTAGATATGTCTTGGACGGGCGTGCGTTTGCTGGACATCGCTGCGCTGGTTCAACCCAAAGAAACCGCTACCCACTTGATGTGTTACGGATACGATACCTACACCACCAATGTTTCGCTGGAAGAAGCCCTCAAACCCGATGTACTGTTGGCGCATTCGGTTTATGGTGAGCCACTACCTAAAGAACACGGCGGGCCAGCCCGAATGATAACGCCTCAACTGTATGCTTGGAAAGGGGCTAAATGGATAAAACGATTGGAGTTTTTACCAAAAAATAAACTTGGATTTTGGGAAGGACGAGGTTACTCCAACACCGCTTATCCGTGGCGAAATGACCGTTATAGCTAA
- a CDS encoding M17 family metallopeptidase, which produces MNIDVVHQLPSSVQAEVYLFCQNDSLADHLAQFPQPDFLVQDFKADFKQTQLVYGDNSKTYLLGLGKSPKSADYIKALRSFFFNQKKKLPDAVALHAQGLTASEIEAVVNGLWLGDYDLGLYKTDKATEPTFFERNSQLWLLVEEKDVDLAAQAAQNGVATAHTQIRVMDLMNAPSSHKYPQVLADWAVSSGKTHGYSVQVFDEKQCEEMGLHALLSVSAGSKNPPRFIVMEYKHPAASKTIGLVGKGVTFDTGGVSLKPSTNMHYMKSDMGGAAAVLGTMELVAKLQLPVNVVGVIPSTENSMDGLAIKPGDVIGSYSGKTIEVIDTDAEGRLILADGLTYAHRHFELATIIDLATLTGSCVATLGYAAAGLFTSNDALAESLYKSGMTTGEKVWRLPIWDDYKDELKSDVADVKNYHGKPIAGAIVAAKFLEVFTNNHPAWAHLDIAGTAFADSEFGSMKSGTAYGVRLLIDWLRNQVNG; this is translated from the coding sequence ATGAACATAGACGTAGTTCATCAACTCCCAAGTTCAGTACAGGCTGAGGTGTATCTTTTTTGCCAAAATGATTCTTTAGCCGACCATTTGGCACAGTTTCCACAGCCCGATTTTCTAGTTCAGGATTTTAAAGCTGATTTTAAACAAACACAGTTGGTGTATGGCGACAACTCAAAAACGTACCTTCTTGGGTTGGGAAAATCACCAAAATCAGCCGATTATATCAAAGCGCTGAGGTCTTTCTTTTTTAACCAAAAAAAGAAATTACCCGATGCGGTTGCTTTGCACGCCCAAGGCTTGACTGCTAGTGAAATCGAGGCTGTTGTCAACGGACTTTGGTTGGGCGATTATGATTTAGGTTTATACAAAACAGATAAGGCGACAGAACCTACGTTTTTTGAACGTAACTCACAACTGTGGCTACTTGTAGAGGAAAAGGACGTGGATTTGGCTGCCCAAGCGGCACAAAATGGCGTGGCGACTGCGCATACCCAAATTCGGGTGATGGATTTGATGAATGCTCCTTCAAGCCATAAGTACCCCCAAGTGCTGGCCGATTGGGCGGTTTCGTCGGGGAAAACCCACGGATATTCGGTGCAAGTATTTGATGAAAAACAATGTGAGGAAATGGGCTTGCACGCTTTGCTATCGGTGAGTGCTGGTAGCAAAAATCCACCCCGTTTTATCGTCATGGAATACAAACATCCTGCCGCTTCCAAAACCATTGGACTTGTAGGAAAAGGAGTGACTTTTGATACGGGTGGTGTTTCGTTGAAGCCTTCTACCAATATGCACTACATGAAGTCGGACATGGGCGGGGCCGCTGCGGTGCTGGGTACGATGGAGTTGGTAGCAAAATTACAATTGCCAGTTAATGTAGTTGGGGTTATTCCTTCGACCGAAAACTCAATGGATGGGCTTGCCATTAAACCTGGTGATGTGATTGGAAGCTATTCGGGCAAAACCATTGAAGTGATTGATACTGACGCCGAAGGCCGATTGATTTTGGCCGATGGCCTGACGTACGCGCATCGCCATTTTGAGCTAGCTACCATCATCGACTTGGCAACGCTCACGGGTAGCTGCGTAGCTACGCTTGGCTATGCCGCAGCAGGTTTATTTACCAGTAATGATGCCCTTGCCGAAAGCTTGTACAAAAGTGGAATGACCACGGGCGAAAAAGTATGGCGTTTGCCCATTTGGGATGATTACAAAGACGAGCTAAAGTCGGATGTCGCTGATGTGAAAAACTACCATGGGAAGCCCATAGCGGGAGCCATCGTGGCAGCCAAATTTTTAGAAGTTTTTACGAACAATCACCCTGCGTGGGCACATTTGGATATTGCAGGTACAGCCTTTGCTGATTCTGAATTTGGAAGCATGAAATCGGGGACGGCCTATGGCGTTCGATTACTGATTGATTGGCTTCGTAATCAAGTAAATGGATAA
- a CDS encoding DUF6089 family protein, whose protein sequence is MKLSLRNLYAVLLLVGIHQAHSQQVHPRWEVGAGLGLSGYLGDLNKSDFFSQEPKGSGGVFGRYHFNRSWALRGALTFGTLSGNDANFEDRKVRGFSTRSPLTDLSAIVEYDFLGRQRFKYDSTAFQVRFKRRLSPYLFTGAGVGFTNPKPNFTGTATTPDIFRQGAVADQAANYSKSNFVIPFGIGVRYDLAEHWVLGAEAGFRLAFSDYLDGVSKGANPNRDDRYKLSTVSIAYRFDKKDTDRDGIPDEKDACPTQPGSIKMNGCPDRDNDGIADKDDDCPDTFGLAAYKGCPDTDGDGIRDKDDACPEVAGLVALQGCPDRDKDGIADKDDACPDVAGLAKFKGCPDTDKDGIEDKEDECPTVAGKAELKGCPDADGDGVADKDDACPDVAGKAELKGCPDTDGDGIADKDDACPTVAGVAAFGGCPDTDGDGVEDAKDRCPDVAGKAEFEGCPDAKTLKAIIKAEEKKAKLEAELAKKQKGTIDPTKVVVDFKVEPVLFESNSAVIQAQYQTVLDEVANTMAKNPTYKLQLSGHADSKGAQAHNQQLSEKRAQACFEYLRTKGVDATRIIFRGFGESLPAASNASEEGRQQNRRVEVKAFRQ, encoded by the coding sequence ATGAAGCTATCGTTACGCAATCTATACGCTGTTTTGTTGCTAGTCGGTATTCACCAAGCTCATTCCCAACAAGTTCATCCGCGTTGGGAAGTAGGGGCAGGGCTTGGCCTGTCGGGCTACCTAGGTGATTTAAACAAATCAGATTTTTTTTCGCAAGAACCTAAAGGGAGCGGAGGGGTTTTTGGTCGTTACCATTTCAATCGGAGTTGGGCGCTTCGCGGTGCCTTAACGTTTGGTACATTGTCGGGCAATGATGCTAATTTTGAAGACCGCAAAGTGCGCGGTTTTTCAACACGCTCGCCCCTTACCGACCTTTCGGCCATTGTAGAATATGACTTCTTGGGACGCCAACGTTTTAAATACGATTCCACTGCTTTTCAAGTGCGTTTTAAGCGCCGATTGTCACCTTATTTGTTCACAGGAGCAGGTGTAGGTTTTACCAATCCCAAACCTAATTTTACGGGTACTGCCACAACACCTGATATTTTTAGGCAAGGTGCGGTGGCGGATCAAGCGGCCAATTATTCCAAATCTAATTTTGTCATTCCTTTTGGAATAGGTGTACGTTATGACCTTGCTGAACATTGGGTATTGGGTGCTGAGGCGGGTTTCCGCTTAGCATTTTCTGATTATTTGGATGGGGTTAGTAAAGGTGCTAATCCTAATCGTGATGATCGTTACAAACTTTCAACGGTATCTATTGCGTATCGTTTTGACAAAAAAGACACCGATCGCGATGGTATTCCTGACGAAAAAGATGCCTGTCCTACGCAGCCTGGTTCGATCAAAATGAACGGTTGCCCCGACCGTGATAATGACGGTATCGCTGATAAAGACGACGATTGCCCTGATACCTTCGGTTTGGCAGCTTACAAAGGTTGTCCTGATACCGACGGGGATGGCATTCGTGACAAAGACGATGCCTGCCCTGAGGTTGCAGGTTTGGTCGCGTTACAAGGTTGCCCCGACCGTGATAAAGATGGTATTGCCGATAAAGATGATGCCTGTCCTGACGTAGCAGGTTTAGCCAAATTTAAAGGCTGCCCTGATACTGACAAAGATGGTATTGAAGACAAAGAAGACGAATGCCCGACGGTTGCAGGAAAAGCAGAATTGAAAGGCTGTCCTGACGCTGATGGCGATGGAGTTGCGGATAAAGACGATGCGTGTCCTGACGTAGCAGGAAAAGCAGAATTGAAGGGATGTCCTGATACCGATGGTGATGGCATTGCCGACAAAGATGATGCTTGTCCAACAGTAGCGGGTGTAGCAGCCTTTGGAGGTTGTCCTGATACTGACGGAGATGGGGTAGAAGATGCCAAAGACCGTTGTCCTGACGTTGCGGGTAAAGCGGAGTTTGAAGGTTGTCCAGACGCCAAAACGTTGAAAGCAATCATCAAAGCAGAGGAGAAGAAAGCAAAACTTGAAGCCGAATTGGCCAAAAAACAAAAAGGAACGATTGACCCTACCAAAGTAGTCGTTGATTTCAAAGTTGAGCCTGTGTTGTTTGAGTCAAATAGCGCTGTGATTCAAGCGCAATACCAAACAGTTCTTGATGAAGTAGCTAACACAATGGCGAAAAATCCAACGTATAAATTACAGTTGTCGGGTCATGCTGATAGCAAAGGTGCACAAGCACACAACCAACAATTGTCGGAAAAACGAGCCCAAGCGTGTTTTGAATACTTACGCACGAAAGGGGTGGATGCGACTCGGATTATTTTCCGTGGTTTTGGTGAAAGTTTGCCAGCAGCGAGCAATGCCTCGGAAGAAGGCCGCCAGCAAAACCGCCGTGTGGAGGTAAAAGCGTTTCGTCAGTAA
- a CDS encoding DUF6089 family protein, translating into MSQERLEFGGFVGGSGYLGDLNKSDWFSKEPKVGLGGLVRYNVSDLLAVRASLLFGYLSGRDSHYEDRAFRNFSTQSPVSEITLQAELHILPLVQPRLRRFFQPTFSPFLFVGIGGAYTRPAPDLENMIVSKPEFVRGAEIDQNTAYSPYHLVVPFGMGIKYRPHIQWTLTLEAGFRLTFSDYLDGISHAANPEKTDRYQFWGLTVAYRLPKRVVGFRNRNPLRCTTNPY; encoded by the coding sequence ATGAGTCAAGAGCGCTTAGAATTTGGGGGATTTGTGGGCGGTTCAGGTTATTTGGGCGACTTAAATAAATCTGATTGGTTTTCTAAAGAACCCAAAGTGGGTCTAGGTGGCTTGGTTCGTTACAATGTGTCGGATTTATTAGCGGTGCGCGCTTCGTTACTTTTTGGGTACTTGTCGGGACGAGATAGCCATTACGAAGACCGCGCATTCCGAAATTTCTCAACCCAATCACCCGTTTCGGAAATTACTTTGCAGGCCGAACTTCACATTTTACCTTTGGTGCAACCCCGTTTACGCCGTTTTTTTCAACCAACATTTTCCCCTTTTCTATTTGTCGGGATAGGGGGGGCATACACGCGACCAGCCCCTGATTTAGAAAACATGATTGTTTCCAAGCCTGAATTTGTAAGAGGTGCTGAAATTGATCAAAATACTGCATACAGCCCTTATCACCTAGTTGTTCCTTTCGGTATGGGGATAAAGTACCGCCCACACATTCAGTGGACATTGACGCTTGAGGCAGGTTTTCGTTTGACTTTTTCAGATTATTTGGATGGTATCAGCCATGCGGCAAATCCTGAAAAAACGGATAGGTACCAGTTTTGGGGGCTAACGGTAGCGTACCGACTGCCCAAACGGGTGGTTGGTTTTAGGAATCGAAACCCGTTACGGTGTACAACAAATCCCTATTAG
- a CDS encoding HNH endonuclease signature motif containing protein — protein sequence MAHYQFDSNFENLFLKVCIESESMAKAAVALKMNYKTLCFHVKRLGCSKPNQPGKKLAKRSSKKQIPLEDIFNGKHLTYQSHKLKKRILREGYKLHKCENCGLSQWLDNAIPLELHHIDGNRLNNHLQNLILLCPNCHA from the coding sequence ATGGCTCATTATCAGTTTGATTCCAATTTTGAGAATTTATTCTTAAAAGTGTGTATTGAATCAGAAAGTATGGCTAAAGCAGCTGTTGCACTTAAAATGAATTACAAGACCCTTTGTTTTCATGTAAAAAGACTTGGATGTTCTAAGCCAAACCAACCTGGTAAAAAACTTGCAAAACGTTCTTCGAAGAAACAAATTCCTCTGGAAGATATTTTCAACGGAAAACACTTGACGTATCAATCGCACAAACTGAAAAAAAGAATTTTAAGAGAAGGATATAAATTACATAAATGTGAAAATTGTGGTTTAAGTCAATGGCTTGACAACGCAATTCCTCTTGAATTGCACCACATTGACGGCAATCGGTTAAATAATCATTTACAAAATTTAATTTTGTTATGTCCCAATTGTCACGCATGA
- a CDS encoding OmpP1/FadL family transporter — protein sequence MKNRPIVWGILLGLAVSSHTHAQSRLYSNVAMQLSDLTQNGTARFQGVGGNHASLGGDASNIFGNPAGIAFFNRSEISLSPTFYNINNEASYIGNSQSDKKTNPNLSQFSLILAGSPQSYNREWRRTSFGISYSRQVNANNMFSYSGTNNRSSMIDNIAELATGLSVKTLEDEYNNSRPFSIESAFYNLYQIDALSDNGPYRRPIPLSRASFEQSGNVEVSGGSSQWTFAYAGNYADKLYLGVSGGFSRHTFIRRNSYTERFVNGGAFRGLDYREDVNISGSGLFISSGVIYKPNAMLQLGASIHSPTFSNLQMTYQEEVGIDILNNRVPVFDANGNPVTNAQGQQAFDQIVTTRVNLEPYDFEYKMRTPLRANGGITIFIGKKGFITGSAEYVGYKGMGISTADDNQFKTNNKRLIQSSYNNVVNLRVGGEARLDKFRVRAGVGFLPNAYSQNYNVEGNLDRSKIQLSGGLGYRTERFYVDLAGTYLQTKDAYSPYQLSDPSNYFSAKLNVTSLNFTGTVGLFF from the coding sequence ATGAAAAACCGTCCAATCGTATGGGGAATCTTGCTTGGGTTAGCAGTTTCTTCCCACACCCACGCCCAAAGTCGCTTGTACTCCAATGTTGCCATGCAACTTTCTGACCTTACCCAAAACGGCACTGCTCGTTTTCAAGGAGTAGGAGGAAACCACGCATCGCTAGGTGGCGACGCCAGCAACATTTTTGGCAACCCAGCGGGGATTGCTTTTTTCAACCGCTCCGAAATTAGCCTTAGCCCTACTTTTTACAATATCAACAACGAAGCTTCTTACATTGGGAACTCCCAAAGCGATAAAAAAACCAATCCAAACCTTTCGCAGTTCTCGCTTATTTTAGCAGGAAGCCCACAGAGCTATAACCGTGAGTGGCGTCGTACATCGTTTGGAATTAGCTATTCTCGTCAGGTCAATGCCAATAATATGTTTAGCTACAGCGGCACCAACAATCGTAGCTCCATGATTGACAATATTGCCGAGTTGGCGACAGGACTTTCAGTAAAAACCCTTGAAGATGAATACAACAATAGCCGCCCATTCTCGATTGAATCTGCGTTTTATAATTTATACCAAATAGATGCATTATCGGACAATGGCCCTTACCGTCGGCCTATTCCACTATCGAGAGCATCGTTTGAACAAAGCGGCAACGTCGAAGTTTCGGGCGGATCTTCACAGTGGACTTTTGCCTATGCTGGCAACTATGCCGACAAGCTTTATTTGGGTGTTTCGGGCGGTTTTTCTCGTCATACCTTCATCCGTAGAAACAGCTACACTGAGCGCTTTGTCAACGGAGGCGCATTCAGGGGATTGGACTACCGCGAAGATGTAAACATCTCAGGAAGCGGCCTTTTTATTTCATCAGGGGTTATTTATAAACCAAACGCTATGCTACAACTTGGTGCTTCTATCCACAGCCCAACATTTAGCAATCTCCAAATGACCTATCAGGAAGAAGTTGGTATTGACATCCTGAACAACCGCGTCCCCGTGTTTGACGCCAACGGTAACCCCGTTACAAACGCGCAAGGACAGCAAGCCTTTGACCAAATTGTAACGACTCGGGTCAATCTTGAGCCTTACGATTTTGAGTATAAAATGCGCACTCCTTTACGAGCAAATGGAGGGATTACCATTTTTATCGGTAAAAAAGGGTTTATTACTGGTAGCGCCGAGTACGTGGGTTACAAAGGAATGGGAATCAGCACAGCCGATGACAACCAATTCAAAACAAACAACAAGCGCCTGATTCAATCATCCTACAACAACGTGGTCAATCTGCGTGTAGGCGGCGAAGCTCGTCTGGATAAATTTAGAGTGCGGGCGGGAGTAGGCTTTTTGCCCAATGCCTACAGTCAAAATTACAACGTAGAGGGCAATCTTGACCGTTCTAAGATTCAATTATCAGGCGGACTCGGTTATCGTACCGAGCGTTTTTATGTTGATTTGGCTGGTACTTATTTACAGACCAAGGATGCGTATTCGCCTTATCAACTCAGCGACCCGTCCAATTATTTCTCTGCCAAACTTAACGTTACATCGCTTAATTTTACAGGAACAGTTGGGTTGTTTTTCTAG
- the proS gene encoding proline--tRNA ligase → MANAIPSRGDNYSEWYNELVKRADLAENSAVRGCMVIKPYGFSIWEKMQRALDDMFKETGHTNAYFPLFIPKSYLSKEASHVEGFAKECAVVTHYRLKNAPDGSGVIVDPDAKLEEELIVRPTSETVIWSTYKNWIQSYRDLPLLINQWANVVRWEMRTRLFLRTAEFLWQEGHTAHATADEAMAETRQMLEVYARFAEEWMAVPVIKGYKTENERFAGAEETLCIEAMMQDGKALQAGTSHFLGQNFAKAFDVKFQSKGGGLEYVWGTSWGVSTRLMGALVMAHSDDSGLVLPPKLAPIQVVIVPIYRNEEQLGQISEKVKEIMKGLKRIGISVKFDDSDANKPGWKFAEYELRGVPVRLAMGARDLENGTVEIARRDTKEKTTVSLEGIVEYIEQLLEDIQKNIYQKALAFRETNTHKVNTYEEFKQVLDEKGGFVLAHWDGTSETEERIKDETKATIRCIPYNAPEEEGTCILTGKPSTRRVLFARAY, encoded by the coding sequence ATGGCAAACGCGATTCCGAGCCGTGGCGATAATTATTCTGAGTGGTACAACGAATTAGTTAAAAGAGCAGACTTGGCCGAAAATTCGGCAGTAAGAGGGTGTATGGTGATAAAGCCATACGGTTTTTCTATTTGGGAAAAAATGCAGCGCGCCCTTGACGATATGTTCAAAGAAACGGGGCATACCAATGCGTATTTTCCGCTTTTTATTCCCAAATCATATTTGAGTAAAGAAGCAAGCCACGTGGAGGGTTTTGCCAAAGAGTGTGCGGTCGTAACGCACTATCGCCTCAAAAATGCCCCAGATGGGAGTGGGGTAATTGTGGATCCCGATGCCAAACTAGAAGAAGAGCTAATTGTACGCCCAACGTCAGAAACAGTGATTTGGAGTACGTATAAAAACTGGATTCAGTCGTACCGCGATTTGCCATTGCTGATTAATCAATGGGCCAACGTCGTGCGTTGGGAAATGCGTACGCGCTTGTTTTTACGCACAGCCGAGTTCCTTTGGCAAGAAGGTCACACGGCGCACGCTACAGCCGATGAAGCCATGGCCGAAACGCGTCAGATGTTGGAGGTATATGCCCGTTTTGCCGAAGAATGGATGGCTGTGCCCGTGATAAAAGGTTACAAAACTGAAAATGAGCGCTTTGCAGGTGCAGAGGAAACATTGTGTATCGAAGCCATGATGCAGGACGGAAAAGCACTTCAAGCTGGAACATCTCACTTTTTAGGACAAAATTTTGCCAAAGCGTTTGATGTAAAATTCCAAAGCAAAGGCGGTGGTTTAGAATATGTGTGGGGTACTTCTTGGGGCGTGAGTACGCGTTTGATGGGGGCGCTCGTGATGGCACATTCGGACGACTCAGGTTTGGTTTTGCCTCCTAAATTGGCACCTATTCAAGTGGTCATTGTGCCTATTTACCGCAACGAAGAACAATTAGGCCAAATTTCTGAAAAAGTAAAGGAAATTATGAAGGGCTTAAAGCGTATTGGCATCAGTGTAAAGTTTGATGATTCGGATGCGAACAAACCTGGTTGGAAATTTGCCGAATACGAACTCCGTGGTGTGCCCGTTCGGTTGGCTATGGGTGCGCGTGATTTGGAAAATGGCACGGTTGAGATTGCGCGCCGTGATACAAAAGAAAAAACGACGGTTTCGCTTGAAGGAATTGTGGAGTACATTGAGCAATTATTGGAAGATATTCAGAAAAACATCTATCAAAAGGCCTTGGCATTCCGCGAAACAAATACCCACAAGGTGAATACTTATGAGGAGTTCAAACAAGTGCTTGACGAAAAAGGAGGATTTGTACTGGCTCACTGGGATGGTACGTCTGAAACCGAAGAGCGTATTAAAGACGAAACCAAAGCCACCATTCGTTGTATTCCATACAACGCGCCAGAAGAGGAAGGAACATGTATTCTGACGGGAAAACCTTCAACGCGGCGGGTGTTGTTTGCAAGGGCCTATTAA
- a CDS encoding peptidylprolyl isomerase yields the protein MSVAKAGDTVQVHYKGTLTDGTLFDSSEGREPLQFQLGSGMVIPGFDNGIQGMTIGDKKTVHIPVEEAYGPAQEELILPFERSELPDDIPFEVGMQLNMHQDGNPQPIPVTVVQVNETQIIVDANHPLAGQDLVFEIELVGVN from the coding sequence ATGAGTGTAGCAAAAGCAGGTGATACCGTACAGGTACATTACAAAGGGACGTTGACCGACGGTACGTTGTTCGACTCGTCAGAAGGTCGTGAACCTCTGCAATTTCAATTAGGCTCGGGCATGGTGATTCCAGGGTTTGATAACGGAATTCAAGGAATGACCATTGGTGATAAAAAAACAGTGCATATTCCAGTAGAAGAGGCTTACGGGCCAGCGCAAGAAGAGCTCATTTTGCCTTTTGAGCGTTCTGAACTTCCAGATGATATTCCGTTTGAGGTAGGTATGCAATTGAACATGCACCAAGACGGAAATCCACAGCCAATTCCTGTGACGGTGGTACAGGTAAATGAGACCCAAATTATCGTGGACGCAAATCACCCACTTGCTGGGCAGGATTTAGTGTTTGAAATTGAATTGGTAGGAGTCAACTAA